One Streptomyces dangxiongensis genomic window, ACTGTCGGCGGCCGTCCACACGCCGAGCGTGTCGCCGTCCCGGACCACCCACACCGGGGTGGCGACCGGGGTGCCGTTCTTGCGGTAGCTGGTCACCAGCAGGTACTTGCCGGAGCCGAGCCGGTCGAGCCGCGTGTCGTCCATGCCCGGCAGTCTAGGAGTCCGTCCGCCGCCCGGGGAGGCCCCGGGACGGCGGGCCGGCGGGGCGCGCCCGCTCAGCGCAGGGACGCCGCCATCCGCCGCACCCCCTCGGTGAGGATCGCGGGCGAGGTCGCCAGGTTCAGGCGTGCGTGCCCGGCGCCGCCGGCACCGAAGGGAGGACCGGGGCTGAGGGCGACCCGGCCGCGGTCGAGGAAGACCTGGGCGGGGTCGTCGCCGAGGCCGAGGGCCCGGCAGTCGAGCCAGGCGAGACAGGTGGCCTCGGCGGGGTACGCGCGGATCGCCGGCAGGTGCTCGGCGAGCAGGCCGGTGAGCAGGCGCCGGTTGTCGCGGAGCTGGGCCAGCAGGGCGTCCAGCCAGGCGGTTCCGTCGCGCAGGGCGGCGGTGTGCGCGATGACGCCGAGGTGGCTGGGACCGTGGCTCACCTCCTCGGGCAGCCGCGCGAGGTCGGCCGCGGCCTCCGGTCCGGCGACGGCGAGCGCGGCCTTGAGACCGGCCAGGTTCCACCCCTTGGACGCCGACAACAGGGACAGGCCGCGGGCGGCGCCGGGCACGGCGAGGTACGGCACGAAGGTGACGCCGGGGGCGACGAGGGGGGCGTGGATCTCGTCCGCGACGACCCGGACGCCGTACCGCTCGGCGAGGGAGGCGACGGCCGTCAGCTCGGCCGCGGTGTGCACGGTCCCGGTGGGGTTGTGCGGGCTGCACAGCAGGTACGCGGCACGTCCGGGCCCGGTGGCCGCCTCCTGGAACGCCTCCTCCAGACCGGCCAGGTCGATGCGCAGACCGGCGTCGAGCGGGGCCTGCACCACCCGGCGGTCCATGCGCTCGGCGAACTGGAAGAACGGCGGATACACCGGCGGGTTGACGACGACCGGATCACCGGGCCCGGTGACCAGCTTGAGCATCTCGACCACGCCGAGCATCACGTCCGGCACGATCGCGGTGCGCTCGACGGCGAGCCCGTCCCAGTTCCACCGCTCGGCGGCGAAGACGGCGAGGGCCTCCGCGTAAGCGGTGCCGGCCGGATACCCGGTGTCGCCGAGGGCGAGCGCGTCGGTGACGGCGCGGACGACGGGCTCGGCGAGCGGCACGTCCATCTCGGCCACCCACAGCGGCAGCACGTCGTCGGGGTAGGTGCGCCACTTCATGCTCGTACGGCGTCGCAGCCGCTCCAGGCCGAGCGTGCGCAGCGGACCCGGCTCGCCGGGGGTGCCGTGCGGGATGCTGGTCATGAGGCTCAAGATAGGGGCTCGGCGCGTGAGCGGAAACGGGTCCGCCGGGACGGACGGGCGGCCGGGGGGCGGAGTCGGTGCCGGCGCGGAGTCCATGGCGGCGCGGAGTGCATGCCGGCGCCGGAGCACATGATCGTGGCCGGAGCACATGGTCGTGGCCGGCGGGGTGGAGCACGGGCGCCGGCCGGGCGGGGAGTTCGTCGGTGGGGGTGAACGCCGTGGCTCCGGGGGCCGTATGGAGGGGCGGGCCCCCGACGACCTGGGTGCCCCGCGCTGCCGGTAGGGGTGGCGTGCGTTCGGGTTCGGCTTCGGGAGCCATGCATGCGGCACGCACGACGACGGGTCGTCCGGCGACTGACACGGCTGACGGCCGTCGGCGGACTCCTCCTGGGAGGCGCGATGGTCACCCAGGCGGCCATGGCGAGCGAGACACCGCCCGGCTCCGCCAGAGTGCTCCGCGCCGGCGGCGGCACCACGGACACCGGGTCCGCCCTGGTGGCGCGGCTCGGCACCGCCCGTACGGCGGGTGACTGGGTCGGCGCCGACGGGCGGCCGGTCGTGGCGGTGACCGACGACGCGGCAGCGCGGGCGGTGCGGCGGGCCGGGGCCGAGGCGAAGGTCGTGCCCCACAGCATGGACGAGCTGAAGTCGGCCACCGCGTCGCTGGGTTCGGCGCCACGGGTGCCGGGCACGGCGTGGGCGGTGGACTACCGGACCAACCGGGTCGTGGTGCGGGCGGACCGCACGGTGTCCGCCGGTGACTGGTCCCGGCTGACCCGGGTGGCCGCGGGGATCGGGAGCTTCGTGCACATGGAGCGCATGAAGGGCGCGTTCACCACGCGGCTGAACGGCGCCCTGCCGATCCTGTCGACCGGCGGTCGCTGCTCGGCGGGGTTCAACGTCACGAACGGGCGGTCCGACTTCATCCTCACGGCCGGCCACTGCGGGCCCGCCGGATCCACCTGGTTCGCCGACAGCCAGGGTGACCGGCAACTGGGCAACACCGTGAACAGTGTCTTCCCCGGCAGTGACTTCTCGCTCGTGCAGTACGCCTCCGGCAAGGCCGGCGCAGGTGCCGGGGTCGTCGCGACCGGCGGCGGGAAGGGCGTGCGGATCACCGGGGTGGCCGATCCGACGGTGGGGCAGCGGGTGTTCCGCAGCGGCAGCACCAGCGGTCTGCACGACGGCCGGGTCACCGCGCTGAACGCGACCGTCAACTATCCGGAGGGCACGGTCACCGGGCTCGTCGAGACCACGGTGTGCGCCGAGCCGGGTGACAGCGGCGGCCCGCTGTTCTCGGAGGGCATCGCGCTCGGGGTCACCTCGGGCGGCAACGGGGACTGCACGGCGGGCGGGACGACGTTCTTCCAGCCGGTGACCAAGGCGCTGACGGCACTCGGTGTGCGGCTGCTCGTGTCGGCGCAGGACGCGGGCGGTGCGGGTGGCGGTGCGAGTTCGGCGCCCTCGCCCGCGCCGTCGGCCTCCGCGGCGCAGGGCGCGATGGCTCCGAACGCGGCCTCGCCGGGCACCTCGGCGCCGGTCACCGGAACGTCCGAGGGCAGCACCCTGCTGGCGCGGCTGACGGACACCCGGAACATCGGGCCCGGGTTGCTGGTCATCGCGGGCAGCCTGATCGCACTGGTCGCGACCCGGTTCATCCGGTCCGAACAGGACCGCAAGGCGTACCGGCGGTACTACTCGGCGACGTGGGGCTGACGGGCGCCGGCCGGGCCCCGGCGCGACGCCGGGGCGGAAAGGGCCCGGTGCGATGCCGGAGGTGCTGCGAGAAGGGCACCCGTGCGCTCACGGGTGCCCCGGGGCGGTACGGCGCGGTGCGCGCGGGGTCGGTCAGGCCGCCCGGTGCGACCGCGGGGCCGCGGCGGCCCACTCCAACACGAGGCGCTGGTACTCGGCGCGCTGCTCGGTGTTCAGTGTCCCGCCCGACCGGCGCCACAGGGCCCGGATCTCCTCGTTGACCTCCGCGGCCGATCGCTCGGAGGCGGTTGCAACAGTGGTGGACATGCTGTGAAGCATATGCCGACTGACGTGAAGGCGCCGTGAGTAAGCACCTCGAATACGGACATTTCGGACCGTGTTGCTCATCACGTCAAGGTGTCGACGGGGAGGGGTACTTCGTATCGGATCAGATACCGGAGCCCGGCTCACACGACTGGGCGCGCCCGCCGGAGTCCGGGGACGCGCCCAGTGCCTGCGCCGTCGGCCTCGGCTCAGGTGCCCGGCTTGCGGCCGTAGACGAAGACGTCGTCGCCGTTCTTCAGCAGCGACCAGTACGCCTTGGCCTCCGTCGGTGTCATGTTCACACAGCCGTGCGAGCCCGGCGGGTTCCACATGCTCAGGCCGACCGAGTGGAAGGCCTGACCGCCGTTGAAGAACTGGCTGTACGGCATCGGCACGTCGTAGAGGTTGGAGACGTGGTCGATGTCGCGCCAGTAGATCTTCTTCAGGCCGGTACGGGTCTCGAAGCCGTCGCGGCCGGTGCGCACCGGCACCGGGCCGTGGACGAGCTTCGCGCCGTCCTGGATCCAGCTTAGCTGGAGCGTGAGGTTCACGCAGGCGATGCGGCCCTTGTCCACTGGGCACTTGCCGTCCTTGTTCGGCTTGTTCCCGACGGCCTTCTGCTTGTTCATGAGGTCCATCACATCCCAGGTGACGGACCCGGCGTAGCCGATGTTCGGCGTGATGCCGTGCTTGGTCTGGAAGGCCTGTACGGCCTTGCAGTCGGCGGCGGACTGCTTGCCGTCCACCGGCCGGCCCAGGAACCTCTCCACCTGCTTCTGGTACGGCCCCGTCTGCGAGGTGCAGCTCGCGGCCTGGGCCGGTGCCGCGGTGAGCGCGAGCGCGAGCGGCGCCACCAGTCCGGTGACGCCCAGCGCGACGACGCCTCGTCTGCGTATGTCCCCCATGACGGCCTACCCTTCTCCCCTTGATCGCCCGAGGTCTGCACCAGGTGTTTCCCAGCGCGATTCCCACGGTCTCGCATCAGTAGACCTGGGCGGGCGGGCGAGGGTTGTGTTTCCGGCCACCCTGTGACGAAATGGTGAACTTCGTCACCGCGCGGCCGTACAGGAGCGCGGGGCGGTGGGCCGAGGCCGGTCAGGGCTGGTGGACGGCCGCGTGGAAGCCGGTGTTGACGGCGGTGAGGCCGCCGTCGACCACGAGGGTGGTGCCGGTGATCCAGGCGGCGTCGCGGGAGGCCAGGAAGGCGACCGCGGCGGCGATGTCCGCCGGCTCCCCGACCCGGCCGAGCGGGTACAGGCCGCGTGCGGCGTCGAGTTCGTCGTCGCGCCCCTCCCACGCCGAGGTGCGGACCGTGCCCGGTGCCACGAGGTTGACCCGCACGCCCCGGGCTGCGGCGTGCCCGGCGAGGGTCCGGGTGAGGGAACCGAGGCCGGCCTTGGCGGCGCTGTAGGCGTGGTTGCCGAAGTCCTGGAGGCCGTTGACGGAGCCGACGCTCACGATCGCCCCGCGGCCGGAGGCGGCGAGGTGCGGCAGGGCGGCGCGACAGCAGCGGTAGGCACCGGTGAGCGTGATGTCGAGGTCACGCGTCCACGCCTCGTCGGGGTCGTCCTCGAACAGCGGGACGTCCGCGGTGCAGTGCGCGGCGCTGTTGACCAGGACGTCGAGGGAGCCGAACACGGTGACGGCGCGGGCGACGGCCGCCTCGACGGCGGCGCGGTCGGCCACGTCACAGGCGAACGCCTCGGCGGCCAGGCCCTGTCGGCGCAGTGCGGTCGCGGTCCGCTCGGCCTCGGCCGGTTCCCGGTCGGTCACCAGGACCCGGCCGCCCTCCTCGGCGAGCCGCCGGGCCACGGCGGCGCCGATGCCGCGGGCGGCGCCCGTGACGAGAACTCCGTGTCCTGCGAAGCGGGTCGGGTCAGTCATGAGCCGACAGTACGGCTCCGGCGGCGGCCTTTCACCGGTACGGCGACCCCTGACCGTCCGGCCGCTCTCACCGGTATCCGGTGACGTCCGCCGGCTCGCCCTCGTCCTGCACCTCGGGCAGGTACCGCCAGGCGTCCGGCCGGGTGCCGTCGAGGTCGGTGACGCCGTACACCCGGGCCAGGCCGCCGCTGGAGAGTGACTGTCCGTTGAAACCGCGCCACTTCGGGGTCGGTGGCCAGGGCGGCGACGGCGCGGCCGGTGAAGCGCGGGGTCTCGGAGATGGCGAAGTGGGGTTCGCGCGCCAGTGCGTCGCGCCGTGGCGCTCACCCCGGGCTGGCTGCGCTCGGAACACATGCTCGACCTCTTCGGTGTCCGTGAGGACAACTGTTTTCATCCGCGCAGTCGGGCGTCGAGTTCCACGGTGTCCGCGAGGAACCATAGCTGCCGGCCCTGGTTGCACTCGTGGACGAAGTCACGCAGGGCCGTGCTCCCGGCGACGTGTCCGGAGATGTCGCCGAGGACGGCGAGACGCAGCCGGTAGGTCGCGAACTTCT contains:
- a CDS encoding MalY/PatB family protein, which encodes MTSIPHGTPGEPGPLRTLGLERLRRRTSMKWRTYPDDVLPLWVAEMDVPLAEPVVRAVTDALALGDTGYPAGTAYAEALAVFAAERWNWDGLAVERTAIVPDVMLGVVEMLKLVTGPGDPVVVNPPVYPPFFQFAERMDRRVVQAPLDAGLRIDLAGLEEAFQEAATGPGRAAYLLCSPHNPTGTVHTAAELTAVASLAERYGVRVVADEIHAPLVAPGVTFVPYLAVPGAARGLSLLSASKGWNLAGLKAALAVAGPEAAADLARLPEEVSHGPSHLGVIAHTAALRDGTAWLDALLAQLRDNRRLLTGLLAEHLPAIRAYPAEATCLAWLDCRALGLGDDPAQVFLDRGRVALSPGPPFGAGGAGHARLNLATSPAILTEGVRRMAASLR
- a CDS encoding S1 family peptidase gives rise to the protein MRHARRRVVRRLTRLTAVGGLLLGGAMVTQAAMASETPPGSARVLRAGGGTTDTGSALVARLGTARTAGDWVGADGRPVVAVTDDAAARAVRRAGAEAKVVPHSMDELKSATASLGSAPRVPGTAWAVDYRTNRVVVRADRTVSAGDWSRLTRVAAGIGSFVHMERMKGAFTTRLNGALPILSTGGRCSAGFNVTNGRSDFILTAGHCGPAGSTWFADSQGDRQLGNTVNSVFPGSDFSLVQYASGKAGAGAGVVATGGGKGVRITGVADPTVGQRVFRSGSTSGLHDGRVTALNATVNYPEGTVTGLVETTVCAEPGDSGGPLFSEGIALGVTSGGNGDCTAGGTTFFQPVTKALTALGVRLLVSAQDAGGAGGGASSAPSPAPSASAAQGAMAPNAASPGTSAPVTGTSEGSTLLARLTDTRNIGPGLLVIAGSLIALVATRFIRSEQDRKAYRRYYSATWG
- a CDS encoding L,D-transpeptidase family protein; translation: MGDIRRRGVVALGVTGLVAPLALALTAAPAQAASCTSQTGPYQKQVERFLGRPVDGKQSAADCKAVQAFQTKHGITPNIGYAGSVTWDVMDLMNKQKAVGNKPNKDGKCPVDKGRIACVNLTLQLSWIQDGAKLVHGPVPVRTGRDGFETRTGLKKIYWRDIDHVSNLYDVPMPYSQFFNGGQAFHSVGLSMWNPPGSHGCVNMTPTEAKAYWSLLKNGDDVFVYGRKPGT
- a CDS encoding SDR family NAD(P)-dependent oxidoreductase — its product is MTDPTRFAGHGVLVTGAARGIGAAVARRLAEEGGRVLVTDREPAEAERTATALRRQGLAAEAFACDVADRAAVEAAVARAVTVFGSLDVLVNSAAHCTADVPLFEDDPDEAWTRDLDITLTGAYRCCRAALPHLAASGRGAIVSVGSVNGLQDFGNHAYSAAKAGLGSLTRTLAGHAAARGVRVNLVAPGTVRTSAWEGRDDELDAARGLYPLGRVGEPADIAAAVAFLASRDAAWITGTTLVVDGGLTAVNTGFHAAVHQP